The following are from one region of the Paenibacillus sp. KS-LC4 genome:
- a CDS encoding TadE/TadG family type IV pilus assembly protein has translation MTKQTKFSLRTLVRKWLCGEQGSFTLESTLVFPLLLTVILLFLLLGMYMYQKTVLYYSTSTITERAAFSWDNSFRNSRTGLLPEGKYDSLYWRMNEDRMLSSLFGSDAEAADLQLVLPLQGAAEDSLPEQKMAAAARWIAAERGLPFEGSIDYHRSVIQRHIETKLLQQVSLQPLERVLGIREPKAVASSPVTDPVDFIRGVDLIRYYTAKFAGGPQGGVKEQASQVLSGYSRQENKRNAKESLNGGGK, from the coding sequence ATGACCAAGCAGACAAAATTTTCTCTTAGGACGTTGGTTCGCAAGTGGCTGTGCGGAGAGCAAGGCAGCTTTACGCTGGAATCGACGCTCGTTTTCCCGCTGCTGCTCACTGTTATTTTGTTGTTTCTCCTGCTTGGGATGTACATGTACCAGAAGACAGTGCTTTATTATTCGACTTCCACTATAACGGAGCGTGCGGCCTTCAGTTGGGATAACAGCTTTCGTAATTCGCGGACGGGTCTACTGCCGGAAGGTAAATATGATAGCCTGTATTGGCGAATGAATGAGGACCGGATGCTCAGCTCATTGTTTGGCTCAGACGCAGAAGCAGCGGATTTGCAGTTAGTTTTGCCTTTGCAAGGGGCTGCTGAGGATAGCTTGCCTGAACAAAAAATGGCAGCGGCTGCAAGGTGGATTGCTGCTGAGCGAGGGCTTCCCTTTGAGGGGAGCATTGATTACCATCGCAGCGTCATTCAGCGCCATATTGAGACCAAGCTTTTGCAGCAGGTGTCTCTTCAGCCGCTTGAGCGTGTTTTAGGCATTCGGGAGCCTAAGGCGGTTGCGTCCAGCCCCGTTACCGATCCTGTCGATTTTATTCGCGGCGTTGATTTGATTAGATATTATACGGCGAAATTTGCTGGAGGCCCTCAGGGCGGCGTGAAGGAACAGGCTAGTCAGGTGCTATCGGGCTATAGCCGACAAGAAAATAAGCGCAACGCCAAAGAATCATTAAATGGAGGTGGAAAATGA
- a CDS encoding type II secretion system F family protein, which yields MIAIPIVLMAVWLFIIGGKRLRMIFAVSRQKQRKQDTLKQLLFIVPFSELLERSRLYEYMALSLSSYHAKLVILRGIRWQLQQTKEQLGGAAGYGYCTMIGCAWLSCAAGEPLLMAMGALIGLLLPVRKLLEAGKLIKLRKQEIILELPEMISKLMLLVGAGETVLQALGRCLEGKDITQHPLYKEWNKVVYSLHNGESFSAAAEKFNRSCAVQEVSIFTTVLLLNYRRGGEHFVLALRELSYSLWEKRKAVARARGEEASSKLVFPLVGILLVLMVFIAAPAMLLMS from the coding sequence ATGATAGCAATTCCGATTGTGCTCATGGCGGTATGGCTGTTCATTATCGGTGGAAAGCGTCTTCGAATGATCTTTGCTGTATCCCGCCAAAAACAACGCAAGCAGGATACCTTAAAGCAATTACTTTTCATTGTTCCGTTCAGCGAGCTATTGGAAAGAAGCCGCTTGTATGAGTACATGGCACTTTCACTTAGCAGCTATCACGCCAAGCTCGTTATTTTACGGGGAATTCGGTGGCAGCTGCAGCAGACGAAAGAGCAGCTTGGCGGTGCTGCTGGTTACGGATATTGCACAATGATAGGCTGCGCTTGGCTGTCTTGTGCAGCAGGCGAACCGCTGCTAATGGCAATGGGCGCATTAATTGGCTTGCTGCTGCCCGTGCGCAAGCTTCTGGAGGCCGGGAAGCTGATTAAGCTGCGCAAGCAGGAAATTATTTTAGAACTGCCGGAAATGATCAGCAAGCTCATGCTTTTGGTCGGAGCGGGCGAAACCGTCCTGCAAGCGCTGGGGCGCTGCCTAGAAGGCAAGGATATTACGCAGCATCCGCTTTATAAGGAATGGAACAAAGTCGTATATTCGCTGCACAATGGCGAATCGTTTAGTGCAGCAGCGGAGAAATTCAATCGCAGCTGTGCGGTGCAGGAGGTTTCAATTTTTACGACAGTGCTGCTGCTGAATTATCGCCGAGGCGGGGAGCATTTTGTGCTGGCGCTGCGGGAGCTGTCTTATTCGCTCTGGGAGAAGCGCAAGGCTGTTGCGCGGGCGCGCGGCGAGGAGGCTTCCTCGAAGCTTGTATTCCCGCTGGTTGGTATATTGCTCGTGTTGATGGTTTTTATCGCTGCTCCTGCCATGCTGTTAATGTCTTAA
- a CDS encoding DUF2621 family protein translates to MKSAPDWFMYFIIFWAIVMVVFMAIGGFFMFRKFLKVLPQRDGKSKLDWQNYWVDRSRSMWTQESKLFLDELVAPVPSAFRDIAKHSIAAKIGQVAIEYEAKEVTREHCVEGYIRATPKRDYKALVTFLEKQGIDYSPFKHLLNK, encoded by the coding sequence ATGAAATCAGCTCCTGATTGGTTTATGTATTTCATCATTTTCTGGGCAATCGTCATGGTCGTATTCATGGCAATCGGCGGTTTCTTTATGTTCCGCAAATTTTTGAAGGTGCTTCCTCAGCGGGATGGCAAGTCCAAGCTCGATTGGCAAAATTATTGGGTGGACAGAAGCCGAAGCATGTGGACCCAGGAATCGAAGCTATTTCTCGATGAGCTGGTTGCACCTGTCCCATCTGCGTTCCGGGATATAGCGAAGCACTCCATAGCTGCCAAAATTGGTCAAGTAGCTATTGAATATGAAGCCAAAGAGGTCACACGAGAACACTGTGTAGAAGGATACATACGTGCTACACCCAAAAGGGACTACAAAGCACTTGTTACCTTTCTCGAGAAGCAGGGCATTGATTACAGCCCTTTCAAGCATCTGCTCAACAAATAG
- a CDS encoding TIGR01777 family oxidoreductase has protein sequence MRIAVAGGTGFVGQALVKALLERRDEVWIISRSGRSQSSPVGKGLHYITWSELAEHPQKLERIDAIINLAGESINQRWSNAAKQRIVSSRLTATARIAQIVQALKVKPKVVVNASGISAYGLSATETFDEYSPTAVTDFLSEVVKQWEKAADAIKVERLIKLRVGVVLNKTGGAFPLMALPYKLFGGGRMGSGQQWISWIHLEDIVRLIIFCVDHPNVSGPVNASAPEPVTNDSFGRAIGKAMHRPHWFPIPAFVMKAAVGELATLLLDGQRALPRVALDNGFTFLYPTIESAMEHMYKKS, from the coding sequence ATGCGGATCGCAGTAGCAGGAGGTACTGGTTTTGTCGGACAAGCATTGGTCAAGGCTCTTCTGGAACGGCGTGATGAAGTATGGATTATTTCGCGCTCTGGACGAAGCCAAAGCTCACCTGTAGGAAAGGGCCTCCATTATATAACATGGAGCGAGCTTGCCGAGCATCCTCAAAAGCTGGAGAGAATTGACGCCATCATTAATCTGGCTGGCGAATCCATCAATCAAAGATGGAGCAACGCAGCCAAGCAGCGAATTGTTAGCTCCAGGCTAACTGCAACCGCACGCATCGCCCAAATCGTTCAAGCTCTAAAAGTTAAACCAAAGGTTGTCGTTAATGCTTCAGGCATTTCAGCCTACGGGCTGTCAGCTACCGAAACCTTTGATGAGTACAGCCCGACAGCCGTAACAGACTTTTTGTCAGAGGTGGTCAAGCAATGGGAAAAAGCTGCCGACGCGATTAAGGTAGAACGTCTGATCAAGCTAAGAGTAGGCGTCGTCTTGAACAAAACAGGCGGCGCTTTCCCATTAATGGCGCTTCCCTATAAGCTATTTGGCGGAGGACGGATGGGCAGCGGACAGCAATGGATATCCTGGATTCATCTGGAGGACATCGTCCGCCTGATCATCTTTTGCGTGGATCATCCAAATGTGAGTGGTCCTGTTAACGCTTCTGCTCCAGAGCCTGTTACGAATGACAGCTTTGGGAGAGCGATCGGCAAAGCCATGCATCGGCCACACTGGTTCCCAATTCCCGCTTTTGTGATGAAAGCTGCGGTCGGCGAGCTCGCAACGCTGCTGCTCGATGGACAGCGGGCGCTTCCGCGTGTCGCCTTGGACAATGGATTTACTTTTCTATATCCGACTATTGAGAGCGCAATGGAGCATATGTACAAAAAGTCCTGA
- a CDS encoding A24 family peptidase, which produces MLTIPFAAASMLIIAALLTDLRSMLIPNRLTVSFFAAGCLYQTIVGGWSGLWTGIVGAVAGFMPLFILHMARGIGAGDVKLFAALGVWVGTITVLQMMMYAILYAGLIGVLLVLFNRPFSRRVFNGLMLMLHRGAEPRRKELRGWAAGGTTFPFMLAVVPGALTAWLMLT; this is translated from the coding sequence ATGCTCACCATACCGTTTGCAGCGGCATCCATGCTGATCATCGCTGCGTTACTGACAGATTTGCGCTCCATGCTTATCCCAAATCGTTTGACCGTTTCTTTTTTTGCAGCAGGCTGCTTATATCAGACTATCGTTGGCGGCTGGAGTGGATTATGGACGGGGATAGTTGGTGCTGTCGCGGGTTTTATGCCGCTGTTTATTTTGCATATGGCGAGAGGCATTGGTGCAGGGGATGTCAAGCTGTTCGCTGCCCTTGGTGTATGGGTTGGTACGATTACGGTATTGCAAATGATGATGTATGCCATTTTGTATGCAGGCTTAATTGGCGTGCTGCTTGTCCTGTTTAATAGGCCTTTTAGCAGAAGGGTTTTTAATGGCTTGATGCTAATGCTGCACAGAGGCGCAGAACCAAGACGCAAGGAGCTTAGAGGCTGGGCAGCGGGAGGGACTACCTTTCCATTCATGCTTGCAGTAGTACCCGGGGCATTAACTGCTTGGCTTATGCTTACATAA
- a CDS encoding TadE/TadG family type IV pilus assembly protein gives MAAMKRRRRWAGHTDRRKGERGSIVVEAALVMPMLLLVLMVFIILIRVCAIQMALQAAASQSARQIAAHMYPVELTYQKFSASIPASSAAQLPLADWSVAAADAAKWLPDPAGTLASSALTGDWSPLINMAATELGRGVIEPLLQQHADEAVLEKDRIRLSRLSLPDLKNKQQPYLIIEAEYEFPMQLPFMRKKLVLREQASERVWLSDAVAAQDSAAQNDPDRIPLQIISISPVPLRPGHKATAIVLTKPGATASLKVMYKSGQSQAKHLGEATAGSDGFVQWTWLVSGNTTPGMWELTAEVGNQQASMHFQVEKKSN, from the coding sequence ATGGCCGCTATGAAACGACGCAGACGATGGGCTGGTCATACTGATCGCCGTAAGGGGGAGCGCGGCAGCATCGTTGTGGAAGCAGCGCTAGTTATGCCAATGCTCCTGCTTGTGCTTATGGTATTCATTATCTTGATACGTGTGTGCGCAATTCAAATGGCGCTTCAAGCAGCTGCCTCGCAATCCGCCAGGCAAATTGCCGCTCATATGTATCCTGTAGAGTTAACCTATCAGAAGTTTTCTGCATCTATCCCGGCATCTAGTGCTGCACAGCTGCCGCTCGCTGATTGGAGTGTTGCGGCAGCTGATGCTGCCAAGTGGCTGCCTGATCCGGCAGGAACACTAGCTTCCTCTGCATTGACCGGCGATTGGTCACCACTTATAAATATGGCAGCAACGGAGCTCGGACGAGGAGTGATCGAACCGCTGCTCCAGCAACATGCAGATGAGGCTGTACTGGAGAAAGATAGAATCAGGCTTTCAAGGCTGTCGCTGCCGGATTTGAAAAATAAGCAGCAGCCGTACCTGATTATCGAAGCGGAATATGAATTTCCCATGCAGCTGCCTTTCATGAGGAAAAAGCTAGTTTTAAGGGAGCAGGCCTCAGAGCGGGTATGGTTAAGCGACGCTGTAGCTGCGCAAGATTCAGCAGCGCAAAATGATCCCGACCGTATTCCACTGCAAATTATATCGATATCACCTGTACCGCTCAGACCGGGTCACAAAGCTACAGCTATTGTACTAACAAAGCCGGGTGCAACTGCTTCATTAAAAGTTATGTACAAAAGTGGGCAAAGTCAGGCCAAGCATCTTGGCGAGGCGACAGCAGGCAGCGACGGATTTGTACAGTGGACATGGCTTGTATCGGGCAATACGACGCCAGGCATGTGGGAGCTGACAGCTGAAGTGGGCAATCAGCAAGCATCCATGCATTTTCAGGTTGAGAAAAAATCAAATTAG
- a CDS encoding Flp1 family type IVb pilin produces MMTTVKKAWKRFWKSESGLGTLEIILIIAVVIIIALLFKDWIIELIERLMGKADDQADKIFS; encoded by the coding sequence ATGATGACAACAGTAAAAAAAGCATGGAAAAGATTTTGGAAATCGGAGAGCGGCTTAGGTACGCTGGAAATTATTTTAATTATTGCCGTCGTTATCATTATTGCATTGCTATTCAAGGATTGGATTATAGAACTTATTGAGCGTTTAATGGGCAAGGCCGATGACCAAGCAGACAAAATTTTCTCTTAG
- a CDS encoding DUF6382 domain-containing protein, whose protein sequence is MGNFIVDYAMNRGHELIMDREGGIRRQELDDVELQMLQGGSIPHILPMEWFELDGLITFRYRISGKKLLLHRLQIQLLTMEKFYVVLLGIIEALDECRHYMLRPEGCLLEESHIFVGEQLSDIFLVYMPLKPSTTGQAAPSSTNSLLALAVRWSSYIEQINGEEFQHILRLLSREDATVSMIRSELLDRISKMYEGTYRRPASASIISGSDYIGSTSNANAAGIIRPDKPANRSSSKHYTEAGEFGDDSDANRESETTKEDSPNERFFAAGNWEIEAEPLPQYSFSEEEPAPARKGKWLLSALIIVIVACIWRYIYLTSPSSSKLFICLGLSLGGVAGLLGIWLKKSVIAELELVEEERMKEDNIEQSLSRSHHKGINQIWEELVHPSNSAVDREGAVPAFKKTVSSQSALTRGEEATVLLGQHNKKPAANSGLSLQREWEGLGQRLDWEKGRFTIGRIGEQVSYGDEAQGISRLHLECYRDDKSCFIKDLGSRNGSVLNGQTMIAYKAYPFSVGDIVQLAGVNGPKYELKQGN, encoded by the coding sequence ATGGGGAACTTTATTGTAGATTATGCGATGAATCGTGGTCATGAGCTAATTATGGATCGTGAGGGAGGCATACGCAGACAGGAGCTAGACGATGTTGAGCTGCAAATGCTGCAAGGCGGCTCAATTCCACATATACTTCCAATGGAATGGTTTGAGCTTGATGGGCTCATTACGTTCAGATATCGAATAAGCGGCAAAAAACTGCTGCTTCATCGCTTGCAGATACAATTACTCACAATGGAGAAGTTTTATGTCGTGCTGCTTGGTATTATAGAAGCGCTGGATGAGTGCCGCCATTATATGCTTCGCCCCGAAGGCTGCCTGCTGGAAGAGTCACATATATTTGTCGGCGAGCAGCTAAGCGATATTTTTCTCGTTTATATGCCTTTAAAGCCAAGCACTACAGGTCAGGCTGCTCCAAGCAGTACGAACTCCCTGCTAGCTCTGGCAGTACGCTGGTCCTCTTATATAGAACAAATAAATGGTGAGGAGTTCCAGCATATATTGCGTTTGTTAAGCAGAGAAGATGCTACGGTTAGCATGATCCGTTCGGAATTGCTAGATCGCATCAGTAAAATGTATGAGGGTACGTATCGCCGCCCTGCGTCCGCTTCCATCATAAGCGGGTCGGATTATATAGGCAGTACTAGTAATGCTAATGCTGCTGGCATTATAAGGCCAGACAAGCCTGCCAATCGTAGCAGCTCTAAGCATTACACAGAAGCTGGAGAGTTTGGCGATGATAGCGATGCGAACCGCGAAAGTGAAACGACTAAGGAGGATTCGCCAAATGAGCGTTTTTTTGCCGCAGGCAATTGGGAGATAGAAGCTGAGCCTCTGCCACAGTATAGTTTTAGTGAGGAGGAGCCTGCACCGGCTCGAAAAGGAAAGTGGCTATTAAGCGCATTAATCATCGTAATAGTGGCTTGTATATGGCGCTATATTTATTTGACGTCTCCTTCTAGCAGCAAGCTGTTTATATGTCTGGGTTTATCGCTTGGCGGTGTGGCGGGATTGCTAGGCATATGGCTCAAAAAAAGCGTTATTGCTGAATTGGAGTTAGTAGAAGAAGAGAGGATGAAGGAAGACAATATAGAACAATCGTTAAGCCGCTCACATCATAAAGGAATAAATCAAATATGGGAAGAACTGGTTCATCCCTCTAATTCAGCTGTTGATAGGGAGGGAGCTGTACCCGCATTTAAAAAGACCGTTTCCTCGCAATCTGCATTAACTAGAGGAGAGGAGGCGACCGTGCTGCTTGGACAGCATAACAAAAAGCCTGCTGCCAATAGCGGACTTTCACTCCAGAGGGAATGGGAAGGGCTAGGACAGAGGCTCGATTGGGAAAAAGGTCGATTTACAATTGGCCGCATAGGCGAACAAGTCAGCTATGGTGACGAAGCGCAGGGAATATCTCGGCTGCACCTTGAATGCTATAGAGATGACAAAAGCTGCTTCATCAAAGATCTTGGCTCTCGAAATGGAAGCGTGCTGAACGGACAAACGATGATTGCTTACAAAGCCTATCCTTTTTCAGTAGGAGATATTGTCCAGCTAGCTGGAGTAAACGGTCCTAAATATGAACTTAAGCAAGGCAACTAA